A window from Peromyscus leucopus breed LL Stock chromosome 8a, UCI_PerLeu_2.1, whole genome shotgun sequence encodes these proteins:
- the LOC114707513 gene encoding LOW QUALITY PROTEIN: putative monooxygenase p33MONOX (The sequence of the model RefSeq protein was modified relative to this genomic sequence to represent the inferred CDS: deleted 1 base in 1 codon) — protein MSLPIGMCHRAFSYDDALEDPAPMTPPPPSDMGSIPWKPVIPERNDKHLDKTEEGVASVSSLAVIPSTATDNSEKASVVKAKATHVIMNSLITKQTQESIQHFEQQAGLRDTGYTPHKGLTTEETKYLRVAEALHKLKLQSGETTKEEKHPASAQSTLNSTPYSSPKQKSRGWFPCDSSTALPGPNSHTMDPGSGNDKNSAEKGSLFGSRPLQRSDSGFAIQAYKGAPKPSPMELMHAQATRVGDDPATFKPPKMDIPVVEVKKPPPRTHNLKLRDLNVLTPTGF, from the exons ATGTCCCTGCCCATCGGGATGTGCCACCGGGCATTCAGTTATGATGATGCCCTAGAGGACCCTGCACCcatgactcctcctcctccatcggACATGGGCAGCATACCCTGGAAGCCAGTGATTCCAGAGCGCAATGACAAGCATCTTgacaagacagaggaagga gtggCCAGTGTCTCTTCCCTTGCTGTGATTCCATCAACAGCCACTGACAATTCAGAGAAGGCTTCAGTAGTGAAGGCTAAAGCTACCCATGTCATCATGAATTCCCTGATCACAAAACAGACTCAGGAGAGCATCCAGCATTTTGAGCAACAAGCAGGACTGAGAGATACTGGCTACACACCTCATAAGGGCCTCACCACTGAGGAGACCAAGTACCTCCGAGTGGCAGAAGCACTCCATAAACTAAAGCTGCAGAGTGGagagacaacaaaagaagagaagcatCCTGCATCAGCCCAGTCCACCCTGAACAGCACCCCCTACTCCTCTCCCAAGCAGAAGTCCAGAGGCTGGTTCCCCTGTGATTCCTCCACTGCCTTACCTGGCCCAAATTCTCACACCATGGATCCTGGGAGTGGGAATGACAAGAACTCAGCAGAAAAGGGGAGCCTCTTTGGATCGAGGCCCCTGCAGAGGTCTGACTCTGGTTTTGCCATCCAGGCTTACAAAGGTGCCCCGAAACCCTCTCCTATGGAGCTAATGCATGCTCAAGCCACACGAGTAGGTGACGATCCAGCAACCTTCAAACCTCCTAAGATGGATATCCCAGTGGTAGAAGTGAAGAAACCACCACCTCGAACCCATAATCTCAAACTCCGTGACCTGAATGTGCTCACACCCACTGGCTTCTAG